A stretch of Dyella sp. BiH032 DNA encodes these proteins:
- a CDS encoding DUF4157 domain-containing protein, translating into MSERVVAPPAAVAATAPAPPLLQRKCACGTHTPGGAECGECARQRTVGTCADTAILPADPGQPLGAATRAAMEPAFGRDFSRVRIHTGSNAARAAQNVGAAAYTAGEHIVFGAGHYAPHTARGAHVLAHELAHVAQREGNASTLSGSPSFAEASDPAEREAEHAAGRVLRGERARMTQVRTARIHRLGTGEIAGITAGAVAGAGLLGLGIAWLAGAFDRSVFSPTELNQYLDLLARTRHIEDHRDSDNKARDLVRRWRAGDAAFDLDAGHRTAGGSLTGVELKRLLIREMMSGVCGDDDERAILDILENSSTAALTALLDPALGLSVQDIDDKVGGDNHARFERLLEERMPRRGPDAAPQRQGTGQTCTARQSLMLDYARRTAVEMVDHAIRLLSSEADSPAVRQAVECRFRGATAAQLAQVRGVFERVRTALPQRIYHCGAEGGQAELEGMRVRDSNGETLTIPCTTELAVTFGQNAGTSRATTVREVFLCADFFRQNPTNQAITVVHESVHMAGLLDDIQYQPGCGMNLSDALRNPDSYAYFANDLMGPRPGEAGFTLPHITVGNFRNQGALSEENHCPICADLPGLGPDPSTGQNIMELRGDIDEHRRGVEYDFKRTKERAIWRRAGEQWELLQYDPRGTDDDRTSSDESLVPVNNHIYAVDGPGLQDLSNPGPGAHAADEFVYKASFVESVNARAPNGAWAPASNQFQWHSITWLEKVNGAWRRKTGENEVEPGAITIGTLSPRGPDDNVPVAPPGTAYA; encoded by the coding sequence ATGAGCGAACGCGTCGTCGCCCCGCCTGCCGCTGTTGCCGCGACCGCCCCGGCGCCGCCGCTGCTGCAGCGCAAGTGCGCGTGCGGCACGCACACGCCAGGCGGCGCCGAATGCGGCGAATGCGCGCGCCAGCGCACGGTGGGCACGTGTGCGGATACCGCGATACTTCCCGCCGATCCCGGCCAGCCGCTAGGCGCGGCCACACGCGCCGCGATGGAGCCTGCCTTCGGGCGGGACTTCAGCCGCGTGCGCATCCACACGGGTTCGAACGCGGCGCGCGCAGCGCAGAACGTGGGCGCGGCGGCTTATACCGCGGGCGAGCACATCGTCTTCGGCGCCGGACATTACGCCCCGCACACCGCACGCGGCGCCCACGTGCTGGCGCATGAGCTGGCACACGTCGCCCAACGGGAGGGGAACGCTTCCACATTAAGCGGATCGCCGAGCTTTGCCGAAGCCAGCGACCCGGCGGAACGCGAGGCCGAACACGCCGCCGGCCGTGTCCTGCGCGGAGAACGCGCCCGCATGACCCAGGTCCGCACCGCGCGCATTCATCGCTTGGGCACGGGCGAGATCGCCGGCATCACCGCTGGCGCCGTCGCAGGTGCGGGCCTCCTCGGCCTAGGCATCGCCTGGTTGGCCGGTGCCTTCGACCGTAGCGTGTTCAGCCCGACGGAACTCAACCAATACCTGGATCTGCTCGCACGCACACGCCATATCGAGGACCATCGCGACAGCGACAACAAAGCACGCGACCTGGTACGCCGCTGGCGCGCGGGCGATGCGGCGTTCGACCTCGATGCCGGCCATCGCACCGCCGGAGGTTCGCTGACCGGCGTCGAGCTCAAGCGTCTGCTGATCCGCGAAATGATGTCCGGCGTCTGTGGCGATGACGACGAGCGGGCGATCCTCGATATCCTTGAAAACTCCAGTACCGCGGCTCTCACCGCACTACTCGATCCGGCCCTTGGCCTGTCGGTGCAGGACATCGACGACAAGGTCGGCGGCGACAATCACGCGCGGTTCGAGCGACTGCTCGAGGAACGCATGCCGCGGCGCGGCCCCGACGCCGCTCCGCAGCGCCAGGGCACTGGGCAAACCTGTACCGCGCGACAGTCGCTGATGCTCGACTACGCGCGGCGCACCGCCGTGGAGATGGTCGATCATGCTATCCGCCTGCTGTCTTCGGAGGCGGATTCGCCAGCGGTGCGGCAGGCGGTGGAGTGCCGCTTCCGTGGCGCCACCGCGGCGCAGCTCGCGCAAGTGCGCGGCGTCTTCGAACGCGTGCGGACCGCGCTACCGCAGCGCATCTACCACTGTGGCGCCGAAGGCGGCCAAGCCGAGCTGGAAGGCATGCGTGTGCGCGATTCGAACGGCGAGACGCTCACCATTCCCTGCACCACGGAGCTGGCCGTCACCTTCGGCCAGAACGCCGGTACCTCGCGCGCCACCACCGTGAGAGAGGTCTTTCTGTGCGCGGATTTCTTCCGCCAGAACCCGACGAACCAGGCCATCACCGTCGTGCACGAATCGGTGCACATGGCCGGCCTGCTGGACGACATCCAATACCAGCCCGGCTGCGGCATGAACCTGTCCGACGCACTGCGCAATCCGGACTCGTATGCCTACTTCGCCAATGACCTGATGGGCCCGCGTCCCGGCGAAGCCGGCTTCACGCTGCCGCACATTACCGTGGGCAACTTCCGTAACCAGGGTGCGCTCAGCGAGGAGAACCATTGCCCCATCTGTGCCGACCTGCCGGGCCTGGGGCCCGATCCGTCCACCGGCCAGAACATCATGGAGCTTCGCGGCGACATCGACGAGCATCGCCGCGGCGTGGAGTACGACTTCAAGCGCACCAAGGAGCGGGCGATCTGGCGGCGCGCGGGAGAGCAGTGGGAACTACTGCAGTACGACCCGCGTGGCACAGACGACGACCGCACGTCCAGCGATGAATCCCTGGTGCCAGTGAACAACCACATCTATGCGGTGGACGGGCCCGGGCTTCAGGACCTCAGCAACCCTGGGCCGGGGGCGCACGCCGCGGACGAATTCGTCTACAAGGCCAGCTTCGTCGAATCGGTGAACGCGCGAGCGCCCAACGGCGCATGGGCGCCGGCCTCCAACCAGTTCCAGTGGCATTCGATCACCTGGCTGGAAAAGGTCAACGGCGCATGGCGCCGCAAGACCGGTGAGAACGAAGTGGAACCCGGCGCGATCACCATCGGCACATTGTCGCCGCGCGGGCCCGACGACAACGTGCCGGTCGCGCCGCCAGGGACGGCCTACGCATGA
- a CDS encoding DUF4157 domain-containing protein, with the protein MSFRFHRASSYRTARGAASRMTLQRKCACGTHADGGECEECSRKHALQRRASAQGPEEVPSVVYDVLRGPGQPLDEASRGFMEQRFGHDFSRVRVHTGAQAERSAQAVNAEAYTVGSDIVFNNGTYAPSGEEGRRLLAHELAHVVQQDGAGREPGGRIAMSDSAAGESQADQAADAALGGAPAAAGPATGGGLQRKEGQAREEAGAAGATGAGPATAGPCIEEVAGEDIPSLLQAGAVTIIEFGTEWCAGCKQNKAGLLEICQNLRKQPPSVPVRMYSVDTDNEANAPAIKDYVDNKIPHLYIYVGSTQKVHVDSGLEFDALNAVVTEQIEYASTSGWWRGAKKGALWGLLPGGVAGLAGAIAIGAGAGGLSGNAQMGGILGALAGGAAAGMLLGGAIGAVAGAVGDDRNRGPRDQKRKKLQPKRHDGMQGDAQEREADRWADRAASASVPMRRGEPMEDGTRRWMETRFGRDFSDVRLHRDRPAQELTGSMNAHAVTSGADIFLASDAQAGNTQEGRALLGHELAHVAQNQAPSADAPVPALEREAAEAGAAIAAGRDAQVRHGSRQPRLALTRGEQTAAGAGIGAGSLGLVGALVGVGVAATMRDQPYGMGALVGGLIGAGVGAIAGGLIGFFSRRTSPETVPEAEMLIRRRFGRYLPGGVPEPLQAARVHATSESELCERKQCRSPGSDCTGLIGWTDTGPPVLPITGRMPAPLPTAAAEPTCHGQQMEHATPAQPVIYYVRNNRYAGVLLHEALHAHSHPDFAFLHNYVNEGVTEYFTRKLQDDINMPYVSGYDEQVARVTPMIEEVGEATVAAAYFRGEVPALHRAFNARHGRCSLITWAFAPEMNSFLLADDVMAGGPQNDYCTHGRLPISAAALTPGEAGYEPPSPPEQPAEGPRP; encoded by the coding sequence ATGAGCTTCCGCTTTCATCGCGCCTCGTCGTACCGCACGGCGCGCGGTGCCGCCTCCCGAATGACCTTGCAGCGCAAATGCGCCTGCGGCACGCATGCGGATGGTGGCGAATGCGAGGAATGCTCGCGCAAACACGCCCTGCAACGGCGCGCCTCCGCGCAAGGGCCGGAGGAAGTGCCCTCGGTGGTGTACGACGTGCTGCGCGGCCCTGGGCAGCCGCTGGACGAAGCGTCCCGTGGCTTCATGGAACAGCGCTTCGGCCACGACTTCTCGCGCGTGCGCGTGCACACCGGGGCACAGGCGGAACGCTCGGCGCAGGCAGTGAACGCCGAGGCTTACACCGTCGGTAGCGACATCGTCTTCAACAACGGTACCTACGCGCCATCCGGCGAGGAAGGACGGCGCCTGCTCGCGCACGAACTGGCGCACGTGGTGCAGCAGGACGGCGCGGGGCGAGAGCCGGGCGGGCGCATCGCCATGTCCGATTCGGCAGCCGGCGAAAGTCAGGCCGACCAGGCCGCCGACGCCGCGCTCGGCGGCGCGCCGGCAGCTGCCGGTCCCGCGACGGGCGGCGGCTTGCAGCGCAAGGAAGGCCAGGCCCGCGAGGAAGCCGGCGCGGCGGGCGCGACTGGCGCCGGCCCGGCCACGGCGGGCCCGTGCATCGAGGAAGTGGCGGGCGAGGACATTCCTTCACTGCTGCAGGCCGGCGCGGTGACCATCATCGAGTTCGGCACGGAATGGTGTGCCGGCTGCAAGCAGAACAAAGCAGGCCTGCTGGAGATCTGCCAGAACCTGCGCAAGCAGCCACCCTCGGTGCCAGTGCGCATGTATTCGGTGGATACCGACAATGAAGCCAACGCACCGGCGATCAAAGACTACGTCGACAACAAGATCCCGCATCTCTACATCTATGTCGGCAGCACGCAGAAAGTGCATGTCGACAGTGGCCTGGAGTTCGATGCCCTGAACGCGGTGGTGACGGAGCAGATCGAATATGCCTCCACCTCCGGCTGGTGGCGCGGCGCCAAGAAAGGTGCGCTTTGGGGGCTGTTGCCGGGTGGGGTTGCCGGACTGGCCGGTGCGATCGCCATTGGCGCAGGCGCGGGTGGGCTGAGCGGGAACGCGCAGATGGGCGGCATCCTGGGCGCGCTCGCCGGTGGCGCTGCAGCGGGCATGTTGCTCGGCGGCGCGATCGGCGCGGTGGCCGGCGCCGTCGGCGACGACCGCAACAGAGGTCCACGCGACCAGAAGCGCAAGAAGCTGCAACCCAAGCGCCACGACGGCATGCAAGGAGACGCGCAGGAGCGCGAGGCAGATCGCTGGGCCGACCGCGCGGCAAGTGCTTCGGTGCCGATGCGCCGCGGCGAGCCGATGGAAGACGGGACGCGCCGGTGGATGGAGACTCGCTTCGGCCGCGACTTCAGCGATGTGCGCCTCCACCGCGACCGGCCGGCGCAGGAACTGACCGGAAGCATGAACGCGCACGCGGTTACCAGCGGCGCGGACATCTTCCTCGCGTCCGACGCGCAGGCCGGAAATACGCAGGAAGGGCGCGCGCTGCTCGGGCACGAGCTGGCGCACGTCGCGCAGAACCAGGCACCGTCAGCCGACGCGCCGGTACCGGCGTTGGAACGCGAGGCCGCTGAAGCCGGCGCAGCAATCGCCGCCGGCCGAGACGCCCAGGTACGGCACGGCTCGCGCCAACCGCGGCTCGCGCTCACTCGCGGCGAGCAGACCGCCGCCGGCGCCGGCATCGGTGCCGGTTCGCTCGGACTGGTCGGCGCGCTCGTCGGCGTGGGCGTGGCCGCGACCATGCGCGACCAGCCGTATGGCATGGGCGCGCTCGTCGGCGGCCTGATCGGCGCGGGCGTCGGCGCCATCGCAGGCGGGTTGATCGGCTTCTTCAGCCGGCGCACTTCGCCGGAGACCGTGCCGGAAGCAGAAATGCTGATCCGCCGCCGGTTCGGACGCTACCTGCCCGGCGGCGTGCCCGAACCCCTGCAGGCAGCGCGCGTGCACGCCACCAGCGAAAGCGAATTGTGCGAACGCAAGCAATGCCGCAGCCCTGGCTCCGATTGCACCGGCCTCATCGGCTGGACCGACACCGGCCCGCCAGTCCTGCCCATCACCGGCCGCATGCCTGCACCGCTGCCTACCGCCGCAGCCGAACCGACCTGTCATGGACAGCAGATGGAACATGCCACGCCAGCGCAGCCGGTCATCTATTACGTGCGCAACAACCGCTACGCCGGCGTGCTTCTGCACGAGGCCCTGCACGCGCATTCGCATCCGGATTTCGCGTTCCTGCACAACTACGTCAACGAAGGCGTGACCGAGTACTTCACGCGCAAACTGCAAGACGACATCAATATGCCTTACGTGAGCGGTTACGACGAACAGGTCGCCCGCGTGACACCGATGATCGAGGAAGTCGGTGAAGCGACCGTTGCGGCCGCCTACTTCCGGGGCGAAGTGCCGGCGCTGCACCGCGCCTTCAACGCGCGCCACGGCCGCTGCTCGCTGATCACCTGGGCGTTCGCGCCGGAAATGAACTCGTTCCTGCTTGCCGACGATGTCATGGCCGGCGGTCCGCAGAACGACTACTGCACGCACGGCCGGTTGCCCATCTCCGCCGCGGCGCTCACCCCTGGCGAGGCCGGCTATGAGCCCCCGAGCCCACCCGAACAGCCTGCCGAAGGACCCCGGCCATGA
- a CDS encoding LysM domain-containing protein has translation MIDPMQAVLQAQPAAPAFPANSRYSGTETATWTRPDGTVVIYLKRRFLPDPTRLQSIDSHTVAQDERIDNIAAAALGDPLQYWRICDANNAMRPAELTETPGRRLRITLPAGVTGPVA, from the coding sequence ATGATCGACCCCATGCAGGCCGTACTGCAGGCTCAACCCGCGGCTCCGGCGTTCCCGGCCAACAGCCGCTACAGCGGTACGGAAACCGCCACTTGGACACGGCCCGACGGCACCGTGGTCATCTATCTCAAGCGCCGCTTCCTGCCCGACCCGACGCGGCTGCAGTCGATTGACAGCCATACGGTGGCGCAGGACGAACGCATCGACAACATCGCCGCCGCCGCTCTGGGCGATCCGCTCCAGTACTGGCGGATTTGCGATGCCAACAACGCCATGCGCCCAGCCGAACTGACCGAGACGCCCGGGCGGCGGCTCCGCATCACCCTGCCCGCCGGCGTGACCGGCCCGGTAGCCTGA
- a CDS encoding phage baseplate assembly protein V: MSGDIPRYYGLSRGTVVNNLDPLQQGRIQAIVTDVGGETPSSWAMPCMPMTGTQAGFYTVPPIGAGVWLMFEQGDPDRPVWMGGWWGSAAEVPAQALAGNPASPSILLQTLGQNVLAISDLPGPAGGIMLRSGTAMILVNAAGITITNGQGATVMLAGPTVTINNGALVVA; encoded by the coding sequence ATGAGCGGCGATATCCCACGCTACTACGGCCTGAGCCGCGGCACGGTCGTCAACAACCTGGACCCGCTGCAACAGGGCCGTATCCAGGCCATCGTCACCGACGTCGGCGGCGAGACACCCTCGAGCTGGGCCATGCCGTGCATGCCGATGACAGGCACGCAAGCGGGTTTCTACACCGTACCGCCCATCGGGGCCGGCGTATGGCTCATGTTCGAGCAAGGCGATCCCGATCGCCCGGTATGGATGGGCGGCTGGTGGGGCTCGGCTGCCGAAGTGCCTGCGCAGGCATTGGCGGGCAATCCGGCCAGTCCCAGCATTCTGCTGCAGACGCTTGGACAGAACGTACTTGCGATCAGCGATCTGCCTGGACCGGCCGGCGGCATCATGCTGCGCAGCGGCACCGCGATGATCCTGGTCAACGCCGCCGGCATCACCATCACCAACGGTCAGGGCGCCACGGTGATGCTTGCCGGACCTACCGTCACCATCAACAACGGCGCGCTGGTCGTGGCGTAG
- a CDS encoding GPW/gp25 family protein: MNIDFPYHFDRRGRTASTDDSDHVRDMIEQLLFTHPGERVNRPDFGSGLLQLVFSPNSPELAAALQFTLQAALQRWLGDVIDVGALEVTSQDSTLQVYLAYVIRATGEARTDTFARSLP, encoded by the coding sequence ATGAACATCGACTTTCCCTATCACTTCGATCGCCGCGGACGCACTGCGAGTACGGACGACAGCGACCACGTGCGCGACATGATCGAGCAGCTGCTGTTCACCCATCCGGGCGAGCGCGTGAATCGGCCGGATTTCGGCAGCGGCCTGCTGCAGCTGGTGTTCTCGCCGAACAGCCCGGAACTGGCCGCAGCCCTGCAGTTCACCCTGCAGGCGGCGCTGCAGCGCTGGCTCGGCGACGTGATCGACGTCGGCGCGCTGGAAGTGACCAGCCAGGATTCGACCTTGCAGGTGTACCTCGCCTACGTGATCCGCGCCACCGGCGAGGCCCGCACCGATACCTTCGCCAGGAGCCTGCCATGA
- a CDS encoding putative baseplate assembly protein, which produces MSDMSMDTGMVGCALPPPCGVETRRERLRESGQLNGIDYVEVGDDGRSLCVHLFGAIPEGIGVQNVRISGGDRITGLQAVSVTPEYEPQMHDDPCLRVVLDREGDHTPYCLCLVDTDAGADSSTWHAYPGFDPRYACVTLYFRLGCARERDCAAKTPCVPAAVPEPEINYLAKDYASFRQLFLDRLALDLPDWQERHVPDLGIALVETLAYTGDHLSYYQDAVATEAYLATARRRISVRRHARLVDYRMHEGCNARALVTLATDTDLELPLDQLLLLVPPPGQADAEPGLIDATQLEVARAQGALVFEPMLLDGSATVRLANAHNAIRLHTWGDEQCCLPRGSTRATLVDPGLPGTPGENTLRNAAAQRALQLAVGDLLILEEVKGVRTGQPADADPTHRHAVRLTAVLPRIDPLDRTLLLEVSWDACDALPFDLHLSGRLPAPDCGWLHDVAVARGNVVLVDHGERVRLSCDCAALCEPGTHADYPGLDTALAAMPDACTRCDTLTDDCWLVPGTTAYGCCGCDGAVLDVARPPSCTGHRLPVAPLTWAEPLPMQAPVCQLLARDPRRALPQLAVYGGPLANVLVTGTPGAAWRWEARQDLLESGPDDRHYVVEVDDEGVAQLRFGDGTLGRQPQAGDFFRASPRIGNGAIGNVGHDSIVWLALKSGGLSGAVIRPRNPIAASGGTEPETLAEVKLYAPGAFRAHPLRAIVADDYAAFAARTPGVQGAACGLAWNGSWYEADVVIDPLGRDDLPAGMAAGIAGELECYRRIGHDVAVRPARYVPLLIELFVCVRPEFLAAQVLSALHDRFTAGLRSDGLPGFFHPDRLVLGAPVHASLLLAEAQAIAGVAHVELRTLTRMEGGHPGKLPADGVLWLGAGEIAQVDNDPDHPDHGSIAFDIGGGR; this is translated from the coding sequence ATGAGCGATATGTCCATGGACACCGGCATGGTCGGCTGCGCGCTGCCGCCGCCCTGTGGCGTGGAGACGCGGCGTGAGCGCCTGCGCGAATCCGGCCAGCTCAATGGCATCGACTACGTCGAAGTCGGCGACGATGGCCGCAGCCTGTGCGTTCACCTGTTCGGCGCCATTCCCGAGGGCATCGGCGTGCAGAACGTGCGCATCAGCGGCGGCGATCGCATCACCGGCCTGCAAGCGGTGAGCGTGACGCCGGAGTACGAGCCGCAGATGCACGACGATCCCTGCCTGCGCGTGGTGCTCGACCGCGAAGGCGACCACACGCCCTATTGCCTGTGCCTGGTCGACACCGACGCCGGCGCCGATTCGTCGACGTGGCACGCCTACCCCGGCTTCGATCCGCGCTATGCCTGCGTCACGCTGTACTTCCGGCTCGGCTGCGCGCGGGAGCGCGACTGCGCGGCGAAAACCCCTTGCGTGCCCGCAGCGGTGCCGGAGCCGGAGATCAACTACCTGGCCAAGGACTACGCCAGCTTCCGGCAACTGTTCCTCGACCGCCTCGCGCTCGACCTGCCCGACTGGCAGGAGCGCCACGTGCCCGACCTGGGCATCGCACTGGTGGAAACACTGGCCTACACCGGGGACCACTTGAGCTATTACCAGGACGCGGTGGCCACCGAGGCTTATCTCGCCACCGCGCGCCGCCGCATCTCGGTACGCCGGCATGCGCGCCTGGTCGACTACCGCATGCACGAAGGCTGCAATGCGCGCGCGCTGGTGACCTTGGCGACGGATACGGACCTTGAGCTGCCCTTGGACCAATTACTGTTGCTGGTACCGCCGCCGGGCCAGGCCGACGCCGAGCCGGGCCTGATCGATGCCACGCAACTAGAGGTGGCGCGGGCGCAGGGGGCGCTGGTGTTCGAGCCGATGCTGCTCGACGGAAGCGCGACCGTGCGCCTGGCGAATGCGCACAACGCGATCCGGCTGCATACCTGGGGCGACGAGCAGTGCTGCCTACCGCGCGGAAGTACGCGCGCGACCCTGGTCGATCCTGGCCTGCCTGGGACACCTGGCGAGAACACGCTCCGCAACGCGGCGGCGCAGCGTGCGCTGCAACTCGCGGTGGGCGACCTGCTGATCCTCGAGGAAGTCAAAGGCGTGCGCACCGGCCAGCCCGCCGACGCCGACCCAACGCACCGCCATGCCGTGCGCCTGACCGCGGTCTTGCCGCGGATCGATCCGCTCGACCGCACGCTGCTGCTGGAAGTGAGCTGGGACGCCTGCGATGCGCTGCCGTTCGATCTGCACCTGTCTGGCCGGCTGCCCGCGCCCGACTGCGGGTGGCTGCACGACGTCGCCGTCGCGCGCGGCAACGTCGTGCTGGTCGACCACGGCGAGCGCGTGCGGCTGTCCTGCGATTGCGCCGCGCTATGCGAGCCGGGCACGCATGCCGACTATCCGGGACTGGATACCGCACTGGCCGCGATGCCGGACGCCTGCACGCGCTGCGACACGCTGACCGACGACTGTTGGCTGGTGCCCGGTACCACGGCCTACGGCTGCTGCGGCTGCGACGGTGCCGTGCTCGACGTGGCGCGGCCGCCTTCATGCACAGGCCATCGGCTGCCGGTGGCGCCGCTCACCTGGGCCGAACCCCTGCCCATGCAGGCGCCGGTCTGCCAGCTGCTGGCGCGCGATCCGCGCCGCGCTCTGCCACAGCTCGCCGTCTACGGCGGACCGCTGGCGAACGTGCTGGTGACCGGGACGCCCGGCGCGGCGTGGCGCTGGGAGGCACGGCAGGATCTGCTGGAGAGCGGGCCGGACGACCGCCACTACGTGGTGGAAGTGGACGACGAGGGCGTGGCCCAGCTGCGTTTCGGCGACGGCACGCTGGGGCGCCAGCCGCAGGCCGGCGACTTTTTCCGCGCGTCGCCGCGCATCGGCAACGGCGCCATTGGCAATGTCGGCCACGACAGCATCGTATGGCTGGCGCTGAAGTCGGGCGGCCTGTCCGGCGCCGTCATCCGACCGCGCAACCCGATCGCCGCCAGCGGCGGTACCGAGCCGGAAACGCTGGCGGAGGTGAAGCTCTATGCGCCCGGTGCGTTCCGGGCGCATCCGCTGCGCGCGATCGTCGCCGACGACTATGCGGCGTTCGCCGCGCGCACGCCCGGCGTGCAAGGTGCCGCCTGCGGATTGGCATGGAACGGCAGCTGGTACGAAGCGGATGTCGTGATCGATCCGCTGGGACGCGACGACCTGCCTGCGGGCATGGCAGCGGGTATCGCCGGCGAACTGGAGTGCTACCGCCGCATCGGCCACGACGTCGCCGTGCGGCCGGCGCGCTATGTGCCGCTGCTGATCGAGTTGTTCGTGTGCGTGCGGCCGGAGTTCCTCGCCGCGCAGGTACTGTCGGCGCTGCACGACCGCTTCACCGCCGGACTGCGCAGCGACGGCCTGCCCGGCTTCTTCCATCCGGACCGTCTGGTGCTCGGCGCGCCGGTGCACGCCAGCCTGCTGCTGGCGGAAGCGCAGGCCATCGCCGGCGTCGCGCACGTGGAACTGCGCACGCTCACCCGCATGGAAGGCGGCCACCCCGGCAAGCTGCCAGCCGACGGCGTGCTGTGGCTGGGCGCGGGGGAGATCGCGCAGGTGGACAACGATCCGGATCACCCGGACCACGGAAGCATCGCGTTCGACATCGGAGGTGGGCGATGA